The nucleotide window TTTCTTCAAAAGGTATTCAAGTTACTTCCATAAAAGATGCAACTCCTGTACCTCATAATGGGCCAAAAGCTAAAAAGCCACGTAGAGTATAAATATGAAAACGGGACCAAAATATAAAATTTGCAAGCGATTAGGAAATAGTGTGTTTGAAAAATGCCAAACACAAAAATTTATGCTTTCAGAAGCACGAACTCTCAAGTCCTCCAGGAGACGAAGGCGAAAAACTCTTTCTGATTATGGTAGACAGCTGATTGAAAAGCAGAAGCTGCGCTACACATACGGCATATCTGAGAGACAGCTTGCAAACTATGTTAAAGAGGCAGTGTCTAAAAAGGGAGTCAGCCCGATGGAAAAGTTATTTGAAAATCTTGAGCTCCGTCTTGATAATGTTGTGTATCAGCTCGGTCTTGCCCACACAAGAGGACTGTCTCGCCAGATGACTTCCCACGGGCATATCCTCATCAATGGA belongs to Patescibacteria group bacterium and includes:
- the rpsD gene encoding 30S ribosomal protein S4; the encoded protein is MKTGPKYKICKRLGNSVFEKCQTQKFMLSEARTLKSSRRRRRKTLSDYGRQLIEKQKLRYTYGISERQLANYVKEAVSKKGVSPMEKLFENLELRLDNVVYQLGLAHTRGLSRQMTSHGHILINGRKMTIPSHRLSKDDTIGIREGSKNKVLFTTIDERLAEHKAPAWLSFDNKKMTGVVVEKPAYEKSFVAFDMGAVLEYYSR